The proteins below are encoded in one region of Limnochorda pilosa:
- the murG gene encoding undecaprenyldiphospho-muramoylpentapeptide beta-N-acetylglucosaminyltransferase, translating into MKGSGRTAQRQGTGRRLGHGRDGAARPAGGELRVLIVAGGTGGHIYPGLSLADALRERASREGWRARVVFAGTRRGLEERVIPPAGYPLVTLPSSGFPRGRGPRQWPAWACALAVNGYALARALLLVAGLRPHVAVGMGGYLTGPVLLGAHLLRVPTLAHEANARPGVANRMAARFVDRVAVGFTAAAARFPRPERVTVTGNPIRAGVLRAEASRARRRFGLEAGRPTLLVLGGSQGARALNEALLDARERLEAAVPGLQVIHQTGAGEFDRVAEAWRQVRMVQTGPREIRWKGWRVVPYLEEVADAMAAADLVCSRAGGSTAAELTALGVPALLVPFAAATEAHQAENAAELARAGAARVLPQAELSGERLARELTSLLNDAGRLQEMRRASRRLGRPEAARTLAELVRDLAGGRGAAGPPG; encoded by the coding sequence ATGAAGGGCTCGGGGCGGACGGCGCAGCGCCAAGGAACGGGGCGGCGACTGGGTCACGGCCGCGATGGGGCGGCGCGCCCGGCAGGCGGCGAGCTGCGGGTGCTCATCGTGGCCGGGGGGACGGGCGGCCACATCTACCCGGGCCTCTCCCTGGCCGACGCCTTGAGGGAGAGGGCTTCCCGGGAAGGCTGGCGGGCTCGGGTCGTCTTCGCCGGCACCCGGCGGGGCCTGGAGGAGCGTGTGATCCCGCCGGCCGGCTATCCTCTGGTGACCTTGCCCTCCAGCGGCTTTCCCCGCGGCAGGGGTCCCCGCCAGTGGCCCGCCTGGGCGTGCGCCCTCGCAGTGAACGGGTACGCGCTGGCGAGGGCCCTGCTCCTCGTGGCCGGGCTCCGGCCGCACGTGGCCGTGGGGATGGGGGGCTACCTGACGGGGCCCGTCCTGCTGGGCGCACACCTGCTGCGGGTGCCGACCCTGGCGCACGAGGCCAACGCCCGGCCGGGGGTGGCCAACCGGATGGCCGCCCGCTTCGTGGACCGCGTGGCGGTCGGCTTCACGGCGGCTGCGGCGCGCTTTCCCCGGCCGGAACGGGTGACGGTGACGGGCAACCCCATCCGCGCCGGGGTCCTGAGGGCGGAGGCGTCCCGGGCGCGGCGCCGCTTCGGCCTGGAGGCGGGACGCCCGACGCTCCTGGTGCTGGGGGGCAGCCAGGGGGCCAGGGCCTTGAACGAGGCGTTGCTGGACGCCCGCGAGCGCCTGGAGGCGGCTGTGCCCGGCCTCCAGGTGATCCACCAGACGGGAGCCGGCGAGTTCGACCGGGTCGCCGAGGCCTGGCGGCAGGTCCGCATGGTCCAAACGGGCCCGCGGGAGATTAGGTGGAAGGGCTGGCGGGTGGTGCCCTACCTGGAAGAGGTGGCCGACGCCATGGCCGCGGCCGACCTGGTTTGCTCCCGGGCGGGCGGCAGCACCGCCGCCGAGCTGACGGCCCTGGGGGTCCCGGCCCTGCTGGTGCCCTTCGCGGCCGCCACCGAAGCCCATCAGGCCGAAAACGCGGCGGAGCTGGCGCGGGCGGGCGCGGCCCGGGTGCTTCCCCAGGCCGAGCTTTCGGGGGAGCGCCTGGCGCGTGAGCTGACCAGCCTCCTGAACGACGCCGGACGCCTCCAGGAGATGCGGCGGGCCAGCCGTCGACTGGGTCGCCCTGAGGCGGCCCGCACCCTGGCCGAGCTCGTGCGCGACCTGGCCGGGGGCCGCGGGGCGGCCGGCCCGCCGGGGTAA